In the Necator americanus strain Aroian chromosome X, whole genome shotgun sequence genome, TACCCACTGTGatcctctagtgagggagatccgcgATAAGACTACATCGCTTCACTAAAGACCTTTTATCGTTTCGCTACTCTGATTATAGTATTTTGCTACAACTGCGATTATGAAGAATTATAATTATGCACGATTGcacgaagaaagaagaaaacctacaaaaaagaactggagAAAAAGAATCCTGGCATGTTTATCAGCGCCATTGCCGTATCGCTGGGCTCATGGAGTCATCACGCAGGCTGTTTGTAGTAACACCACAACTTAGGTGCGCAAAGTTTATCCGGATTTTGAAGGACATTACTTACAGTATTGGGTACAATATGGCGGTATCAAGTAAAAAGTTGTATTTGTGGCCTTAGTAACTTGTTCAAACAAAatcttttatattatattattaccaGCGCTGGCAACTTTGTTTTTCAATCAGATATACACGTAATATAAGGTAGCAATTGTTTCCGAAATGTCTAAAAATCAAGCCAAAAAGAGTCTATCTACGGAGTGTCTTACAAGTCTGTAGATCAGCTTAGAAAGTACGAAGGTTTCTTGGCATCAATTGTTATCGGTTGTTATCGGTGTGGGAAACATTTACTGTTTCGTTATCTGTTCAGATAGCAAAAGTAGATCAGCATAAATAATGTCGATAATTGCCTAACGACGCTATTTGCCATACCGATATCCACAATCAAATATTGGGCGCATTCCGTTACCCCTTAGTGGAATAGTTCGCTGCAAACCGCAAGAGGTTTATGAAATCACTGCTGGAAGACATTGTCTACGGACCATGCATACCCATAGTTAGTGTCATCGTTTACTCCTTGCAGCCAACTTCCGTCCACTTCTGTAGGATATTAAAGGAAAAACCCAGTCATTTCTAAGGCAATGTTCACCGCCCTTTCACCTTGCTTCGCTCCTCATCATCACTTGCTACGGCACCGGTGTGCATGTTGCTCCGTCTTCTCGTTCAAATGTTGTCTCACAAATTTTAGCATACTCTCTAATTCACTCACTCGAAGTTCCTCTGGTACGATGTGCGCGCCACTTAACACCTAGAAAGATTAAGAGAAGATTCAGTAGTCCGAATACGTCAATGTTAATACAGTAGTGAAAGTTGGCTGCCATATGTAAAATATGTATATGCGAGAGGCGCAAGTAGGTGAGTTTCTACTGTATCTCGGGAAAAAAATGGCTAGGAACCAATGGGCGTTCTCCAATAAAGTTTCAGAAgtgatttttgaagtttgGCACATTCAATTATGCAAGTTTCGTGCAAAAGTTGTAAAATAAAGCGGAATATGAGATTCGTCCTAGAACTATCAGTGTTGGAGAAAATTGCTTGAATCTCTCGCCGATTTTTCAGGAtcgcaacaagaaaaaaccccTTCTACTAACAATCAAGGAGTGCGTAATCGAACAGgacgaaaaaaggagagagcTTTAATGAGATGttatgaagttttctttttttgtgttaatttttcttgccCGTCGGAATACTGTCGTACAAATAATTAATTGTGTGAGGagcttttcatattttcactttGACCTATTGATGTTAAAATTTATTACAAGGTTCTTCTTACTAACAATTCACATTCGACATTAGGGTACGTAGAAGCTCAAGGTGGGCCATCTGTGATCTATAGCTTATATCTTACATCAATTGGTTGATTTGTGCTTTCGAATACAAATCGTATGACGAGGATATATTCAATTCCgccttttttgaagaagaaatagtcCACATCGTCATTTCAGAGTGCGAAGACTTCTCTTTTCTAGGGTACACTTTCCTCGATgtggtgtttttttccaatgaattAAATTCCTGGTAATATCATCTTGGTGTGTGTTTCATTCGAAGTaactctggtttttttttcatatggtTTCATATgagtatttgtatattttGCATAGTGTAtgtgaaaggataaaggataaattgcCTGTCGTTGAGCAATCCCTTTGATTTGTACGTCGAAAACGTCCGACTTCAGAATCGTAAATATTTATGAACACGTTTGCGATGCATGCAACAACTTGCGGGGTTCAAAGAATGTACGTAGGAAGTGCTCATCTTCCTAGATGATTCTGTCACCCATAAGTGGACTCCCGGGGGAGGGAGCGAGGATGGGCCTAAATGGTCCCGGGCGATATCGAGCCAGAACCTCTACCCTATAGTCATCATGTGTTGAAGTTTTGATTAATGGAatgtaatgaaataaatttattgcaaGATATTTGCATTATAAGCAATAATTGATGAGATgaggttttcattttcaagagTGTAATGGTGAGGACGTAGTACTGAAGTCATCTTATTccatttttgtagaaaaagacTCATTAAGTGGAATTCCATTAACGTTCATGTTTGGCTTCGTTTTTCTCTAGAGTGGACACAAACCATATAGTTTTTTGGAACAGCGGTCATCCCTTCGCTTCTCGTAAGGCTTGGGAGCTGTACTCCTTCTAAAATGGAAATCTTTAATGATCAGTTGATTATGTACTAGTGGTGTAGTGTGTTGAACTGCGTTTATCTTGCTCTTCTAAATTTGCAGCAACTACAACCACCATTCAGCAGTGCTAAATAACTATTTACTTCAGCATCTTTCTCTATACATATCTAAAGTAGAAGGCAATGCATGTCTTCttcctaaaatttttcttaataatgGGAAATTATAGTTCGATTAAGTACTAACGCAGTCTTAATAAGCACCGGATCTGAATAAGGTATAACTGAAAACTTCTtgctttgtttcattttctgcgATTATTTTCGTGCATGTACTAAGAATTTTGCCTTACCTATTGCggtaaatgtaaatttttgtAGTAAGGTCGTGAAAATAAGATAGAGTTCACATTTTGCTAGAAATTCTCCCAAACAAACTCTAGCACCCATTCCAAACGGTCTAAATTCCATTCGTGGCCGATATGCGCCATGTGAATCGAGGAATCTAAAAGTATTCTTAAGGCCTTCggccttttttcaatttctaatgTTTTGATGACCTACCTTTCTGGAAGGAACTGATCAGGATTTGGAAATAGATTCGGATCGTTCAGGACACAACCGTACTGAGGCattatttctgttcctttAGCAATGAAGTATCCATTGATGAATACATCGTTCATTGTGCTAGACAGCATTATACTACGAATGGAAAGAtgttaagttttttctttttcatttttacctGTGTGGAATAGCCCATGGTAGAACGTTGCTGATTCGTTGAATTTCGGATATTGTTGCCATTACATAAggagtttccttttttcttgagtatACCGAAGGTTCCGGACCAAAGACCTGAGGTTACGCTAACGTAAATACGTTTTGGAACAAATATTCCTTTATTCGTCGGGAGCATACGAAAGGCCGATTTTAACTTTAATATGTTAAAAATTTCCGAATAGTACCTTTTCAAGTTTCTTGGGTACAAACATGGCCACTTTCGATATCAGCTGTGTGATACTAGAATATGCTTAGGGAAAATCTTGAGATAATCAGGAgttaaattttcaagaaaggtAATTGTTGGGAAATACTTGTATTTTGTCCTACTACAAAAATCATCTCTTCGTTTCGGTATTTAAGGTTCAGCAAAGTCATGGCAGTGCGGGCTAGCTAAATTGAAATTAACATTTCTTTGTCAAAGTTGTTTATATAAGAATAAATCGAATATACAACAAATTTGACTTGACCCGCATATATTGTTTAGCAAACGAATAATAAACAGCTGTGATTAGCATATACTGTTTGTGGTTAGTGCATTAATCGTCGGTCTAAAGGTAAAACATAATCACTGTTCTTGATCCCGTAGAATTTCTGGGAATTTCTGTTGAGTTGCAATTAGAAGAGATGTCACATTAGGCTATGTCGACGTAGTATGTACAGTGATTCTCTCGACAACTTTACAAAAATAACAGTCCTATAGGAGATTTGTGTGAACTGTTGCAcaactgaagtttttttttttttttttttttgactaaaACATCGATTTTGTGGGGAACTCAATTTTGAAGGATGTAGCTCGAGTGAGCACGTGTGATGTCTCGTTGAATATCCACGATCTTATTGCAAATATATTCTTCTACCAGTATTTTCGATCTCCAAACATTTCTCAGAAGCGGaaagaggataaagtgtttggcgttaatcaatccgcttgtgatgcgccaacgcatccaattcagaatcgtatgGAATTTATGGACGCGTAACTGGCATTTACAATGATTTGGAGGGCCTAGTCgacatcaagtcagtgtttctatcgtCCCACACAAgcctggcaccaatttatcgagcccAGAGCGATGAAAGACTTGGGTGCAgaagggcggtttcgaaccatcgatcgatcgtaccgttacagcggaatctcttaccgactgcgctacatgcGCTTCATTCCTAAGAATATCCCATGATATTTGCGAAGACAAAAaaggggccgcgtatacgattctgactgctacctgcacgtggtggccttgctttaactaaacgcaatcaggcgttcgagtgtacgcattgggaacgtacgagctatataacctgcactgttatatggcgaaagcttcccatacattgcaaaaaggtgatgtcgtccagcacaccgccaaagcccataacctgaaaggtcaaccgcctgaagggagcatggaatctttgacaacaaccattcgtttcgtcacgctgaactgccgaacactatcgagtgaactccaacaagccgccctgtttaggcttctgcgatatttCTGTGTGCTTTTGCTGGACTGcaagaaacacgcatgagagatagGCCCGTCATAAGCATCagaaattacaccatatactgcggcgatgctgatgagaacaaagtaggtagctgtgaggaacgattacaagaacctggtggaggaatttggctcaacgtcgtctaaatgcgcctttctacgatgCGGGACGGCGTAAACtgtggatcgtaagtgcttacgcacctacggaaaccgctgaggacaacattaaggacgccttctatgatgaactcaatacgttgatgtctaaaataccaagccagcaggtggtcaatatcggaatcgacgcaaatgcgaagatgggactcgaacagcaatccgatatgctaggaaaatggtattatccagcggagcacgcgtcggacaacggtgaccgtctggtcgacttctGCGAACAGACGgacctcatcatcgcttccacgtttaagaggaatcatcgacgcccttagctcacgtggcagggtcAACcgttttaacgcctgaagagcagcgcaagcggaagatgaggacccTTAAACTTCaactcgactacgttctggcaaggaacattcctcagtcaaatatccgaaaatctagagccgtttgggacgtcgcgttcgactctgaccaccgtccagttcttctcaactTCAAGGTACTGTTCCACAAGAGagaccgaggagttcctcttcaaccgaaaatcgacatggcaggtctgaaagacgaagagtggagaacgaaattccgccagTGTGTGTCTCTTCATGCTgaagtacggaccaggaagaaacTTAGCGATgcagattccttcacaaagtgcatccaggacactgcaagggaaacgctcccggttctattgccgcggaagaagtttgccttagcatctgcgaaaacaaaatccacgtacaattctgtatgtgtcgcgcgcagtgctggtgacttcaaccaggagaagcgtcttagaaggaagctgcgtcgtcaactgcaacaagaccgtgataacgagtggacgtcaagagcgatggaatttgagaaggcgtgggaggacaggaacccgcggaaagcatatactctactaaaacagtatagcggcaaaatgaaaagatgttctcctgtcctcaacactgccagcggagtagctgtcggtgaagcaacccttccattttggagggaacacttcaagaccttgctgaaccggctagcaccgtcagctcctgaactcgagcacgttcatagactgacatatgcggttaacgaccACCGatcgagtcggaggttctagtctgtattcaaaaaatgaaggatgtaaaatctggtggagacgacgggattagcgcagaaatgttcaaatatcttcctccgtctgggattcgtgacaTGACAaggatcatccgttcaatctGGATAGACggaaggatacctgattcgtggaggcacgctatcataattcccctccacaagaaccacggatctccctcactagagggatcacagccggttagtcgcgaggctacgtggcgcgtccccgggtggcggatagggggctaatcgcggaccaaaagcgaccttgcgcttgcccag is a window encoding:
- a CDS encoding hypothetical protein (NECATOR_CHRX.G22151.T1): MGFGGVLDDITFLQCMGSFRHITVQVFGPEPSVYSRKKETPYVMATISEIQRISNVLPWAIPHSTMNDVFINGYFIAKGTEIMPQYGCVLNDPNLFPNPDQFLPERFLDSHGAYRPRMEFRPFGMGARVCLGEFLAKCELYLIFTTLLQKFTFTAIDPVLIKTALVLNRTIISHY
- a CDS encoding hypothetical protein (NECATOR_CHRX.G22151.T2), yielding MATISEIQRISNVLPWAIPHSTMNDVFINGYFIAKGTEIMPQYGCVLNDPNLFPNPDQFLPERFLDSHGAYRPRMEFRPFGMGARKEYSSQALREAKG